A section of the Estrella lausannensis genome encodes:
- the recJ gene encoding single-stranded-DNA-specific exonuclease RecJ — MLSWYNHAESPLWVMPREDASLKESIIKEFKIHPVIAQVLVSRGFNTLESIHKYLYAKLPDLYDPFLMAEMPQAVSRVIQAIEQKENILIYGDNDVDGMTGTALLVEYLRFLGANVFFYVSNRSTLRQSIIVEALEYALKNDCKLLITVDCGITAANEIAKVVEQNVDVIITDHHVPTDTIPNCVATLNPKLLKNTYPNADLTGVGVAFKLTHGITKQLVAEGKIPPRKIDLKKYLDLVALGTISDMGSLLGENRILVRYGLQQLTRGRRVGLSKLISVSDPDVNMGDLTAFTIASKVAPRLNSLGRIDDPTKGVQLLLIRNTSMAEKMAIELDLNNIERQKIERMVAGDVDQTISANPNLLLDKAIVLSSQQWHPGVIAIVTTRISKYYHRPTIMIAIENGIGKGSIRSIPEFPILSVLKSCSDILLNWGGHDFAAGLTVQADKIDEFKRRFIEAANQKLKNHDIMTKLSLDAEINFEEITFDFMESLKLLEPYGNENHQPIFFCKAKQAWPPKVVGKSHLKLYLQQGDRMLEGIAFGKAQLGPNLRRKNLTLLVAFTPQINTYQGLSIQLLIRDFKVLKEEELDEISISDRREEGSLSPRALKPKLDELTLD; from the coding sequence ATGCTTTCATGGTATAACCACGCCGAATCCCCCTTATGGGTAATGCCCAGAGAAGACGCTTCTTTGAAAGAAAGCATCATCAAAGAGTTTAAAATCCACCCGGTCATCGCGCAAGTCTTGGTATCCAGGGGATTTAACACATTAGAGTCGATCCATAAATATCTCTATGCAAAGCTGCCCGATCTTTACGACCCCTTCCTGATGGCTGAGATGCCCCAGGCCGTTTCGCGGGTTATCCAGGCTATAGAACAGAAGGAAAATATCCTGATCTATGGTGATAACGACGTCGATGGCATGACCGGGACCGCCCTGCTGGTGGAGTACCTGCGCTTTCTGGGGGCAAATGTCTTTTTCTATGTGTCCAACAGGTCGACGCTAAGGCAAAGCATCATTGTTGAAGCGCTGGAGTATGCGCTCAAAAATGATTGCAAGCTCTTGATCACAGTCGACTGCGGCATCACGGCAGCCAATGAAATTGCCAAAGTGGTCGAGCAAAATGTCGATGTGATCATCACCGATCACCATGTCCCTACCGACACGATCCCCAACTGCGTTGCAACGCTAAACCCCAAACTCTTAAAAAACACCTATCCCAACGCCGATCTGACGGGCGTGGGCGTTGCCTTCAAGCTAACACACGGCATCACCAAGCAACTGGTGGCAGAGGGTAAAATCCCTCCACGAAAAATTGACTTAAAGAAATACCTCGATTTAGTCGCTCTCGGCACTATATCCGATATGGGATCACTCCTCGGAGAAAACAGGATCTTAGTCCGTTATGGCCTGCAACAGCTTACCCGCGGCAGGCGCGTAGGCCTAAGCAAGCTAATATCCGTATCCGACCCTGACGTGAATATGGGAGATCTGACAGCTTTCACCATCGCCTCGAAAGTCGCTCCCCGCTTGAACAGCTTGGGAAGGATCGACGATCCGACTAAGGGCGTTCAGCTGCTGCTCATCCGCAATACATCGATGGCTGAAAAGATGGCGATCGAGCTCGACTTAAACAACATTGAAAGGCAAAAAATTGAAAGAATGGTAGCCGGGGATGTCGACCAGACAATCTCAGCCAACCCCAACCTGCTTCTGGATAAAGCGATCGTCCTCTCCTCGCAGCAGTGGCACCCCGGGGTCATCGCTATCGTAACAACCCGCATCTCCAAATATTATCACCGTCCAACGATCATGATTGCCATCGAAAACGGCATAGGAAAAGGCTCCATCCGCTCAATCCCCGAGTTCCCCATCCTTTCCGTTCTCAAAAGCTGTTCTGATATCTTGCTCAATTGGGGCGGCCACGATTTTGCAGCCGGACTGACCGTCCAGGCTGATAAAATCGATGAATTCAAGAGGCGCTTTATCGAAGCTGCCAACCAAAAGCTGAAAAACCACGACATCATGACGAAGTTGAGCCTTGATGCCGAGATCAACTTTGAAGAGATCACCTTCGATTTCATGGAAAGCTTGAAGTTGCTCGAACCCTACGGTAATGAAAATCACCAACCTATTTTCTTTTGCAAAGCAAAACAGGCCTGGCCACCTAAAGTGGTCGGCAAATCACATCTGAAACTCTACCTGCAGCAGGGAGATCGGATGCTTGAGGGCATCGCCTTCGGAAAGGCGCAGCTTGGCCCTAACTTGCGCCGCAAGAACCTGACGCTGCTTGTTGCCTTCACTCCTCAGATCAACACCTATCAAGGGCTTAGCATTCAACTACTGATCCGCGATTTTAAAGTGCTTAAGGAAGAAGAGCTCGACGAGATAAGCATCTCGGATAGGCGCGAAGAGGGATCTCTCTCCCCCCGTGCACTGAAGCCCAAATTAGATGAGTTGACTTTAGATTAA
- a CDS encoding NTP/NDP exchange transporter, with amino-acid sequence MSQGAQPEFGKLRSFLWPVHTYELKKILPMFLMFFFISFNYTILRDTKDVLVVKNMGAEAIPFLKLFGTTTGAILFMIIYAKLSNKLSKEALFYTAIAPFLVFFALFPTLIYPNREALQPIAFTNMLQASLPEGFTGLIGCIRYWHYAVFYVLAELWGSAVLSLLFWGFANEIMKVTEAKRVYTLLGIGANIALLCSGPYIMFVSNIRKSLPEGTPNSVAWQISLNYLLGMFILSGICIIAIYWWMNRNVLTDPTLYTPGEVKQKKSKPKLSLKDSFMYLVQSKYVLCIAMLVIAYGMSINMVEVTWKSSVGKQFESENDMSTFMGLFSTLTGAFTIVMMFVGGYIIRTRGWGFAAMITPAVLLITSAAFFAFILFRDNLEVWAATIGFSTTMLAVMIGMAQNIASKSTKYSLFDPTKEMSYIPLDQEAKVKGKAAIDVVGARLGKSGGSMIQAFLLLILGNIASIAPYIAAAVLVTIICWMFAVRSLSKQFVELTGESAPTSKPSETAPAKA; translated from the coding sequence ATGTCACAAGGCGCTCAACCCGAATTTGGCAAGTTACGCTCTTTTTTGTGGCCCGTACACACCTACGAGCTGAAAAAGATCTTGCCAATGTTCTTGATGTTCTTTTTCATCTCATTCAATTACACAATCTTACGTGATACAAAAGACGTATTGGTTGTTAAGAATATGGGTGCGGAAGCAATCCCATTCTTGAAGCTCTTCGGTACAACAACCGGTGCTATCCTCTTCATGATCATCTACGCAAAACTCAGCAACAAATTGAGCAAAGAAGCGCTGTTCTACACAGCAATCGCTCCTTTCTTGGTATTTTTTGCCCTGTTCCCCACATTAATCTACCCCAACAGAGAAGCGTTGCAGCCAATAGCATTCACCAATATGCTGCAGGCAAGCCTGCCAGAAGGATTCACCGGCCTAATCGGTTGCATCCGCTACTGGCACTACGCTGTATTCTACGTTCTCGCTGAACTCTGGGGAAGCGCTGTATTATCGCTTCTGTTCTGGGGATTCGCCAACGAAATCATGAAAGTTACAGAAGCCAAAAGGGTCTATACCCTCCTCGGCATCGGCGCCAACATCGCCCTGCTTTGCTCTGGTCCTTACATCATGTTCGTTTCCAACATCAGAAAATCTCTGCCTGAAGGAACACCCAACAGCGTCGCTTGGCAGATCTCCCTTAACTACCTGCTTGGCATGTTTATCTTGTCCGGTATCTGCATCATCGCTATTTATTGGTGGATGAACAGAAACGTTCTGACAGACCCAACGCTCTACACACCCGGCGAAGTCAAGCAGAAGAAATCCAAACCGAAGCTCTCCCTTAAAGACAGCTTCATGTACCTGGTTCAATCCAAATACGTACTCTGCATCGCTATGCTCGTCATCGCCTATGGCATGTCGATCAACATGGTTGAAGTTACCTGGAAGAGTTCTGTTGGTAAGCAGTTCGAGTCCGAAAACGACATGAGCACATTCATGGGCCTGTTCTCGACTCTGACCGGCGCGTTCACAATCGTCATGATGTTTGTAGGTGGCTACATCATCAGGACACGCGGCTGGGGCTTCGCTGCCATGATCACTCCCGCAGTACTGCTCATCACATCCGCTGCGTTTTTTGCTTTCATCCTCTTCAGGGACAACCTGGAAGTTTGGGCAGCAACCATCGGCTTCAGCACCACAATGCTCGCTGTTATGATCGGCATGGCGCAGAACATCGCCAGCAAATCGACCAAATACTCGCTCTTCGATCCTACAAAAGAGATGTCCTACATCCCTCTGGATCAAGAAGCAAAAGTTAAGGGTAAAGCTGCTATCGACGTCGTAGGCGCAAGACTCGGCAAGTCGGGCGGTTCGATGATCCAGGCATTCTTGCTCCTGATCTTGGGCAATATCGCCTCCATCGCCCCATACATTGCTGCAGCAGTGTTGGTGACGATTATCTGCTGGATGTTCGCAGTACGCTCGCTGAGCAAGCAATTCGTCGAATTAACTGGCGAATCAGCTCCTACGAGCAAGCCTTCCGAGACGGCACCTGCAAAAGCTTAA
- the secF gene encoding protein translocase subunit SecF, giving the protein MEKQKRWQLWLIIAVVALTLYNILPTVFYYSNPLRAPIDLKRAESVAKNIVERVNDLEEDSIAWTQAYCKHIGVQCESVAISEDDPGIIRVKVKTKDDALRLKKLIGAAGQMISFVPAQLELAQESTAENLDNIVLIQRQIPIHLSKTDLPSLFKFSQKRSAQAGIQPLWKAVVEDRVTGMTIAFAGQSRQARALKAIAETNDLAAIRDTIIMVAQEILETQSALKNDPQLLKRAFAAYSQIEKNGKENVDAYLKKSDELLANTKKELETLTKEIAKSKENEDIAGYEMEEAARFLAAQEKSLSEAIAILKKDVSLFKAGKTPMSEKDALGLFEASFAKMKDGKQTIDLNERSVFVKALVVDWQNDKISLQFYPEIEKIRLTQPKSEAEAYRQEKTGQMLISEIAMASQSADEDLQLSQDTYATNLSSLTNPESMLVLDLGVLAKGVKTKVLESVQKSWKPLSSELQESSYPRMDWETFAKLPLQESKLGIVVYAPSIDSKDSVPAGFRKGSIYVIARGIGSIAEKWSEGQSKDEQQLFAKDFKQLGSSLKKWGFIGYSGRSLSQDSPFKDDYIFEMDDYYASLIKATRENFQVKGSKQYAVLDFTDVEQRILTENRIEDHIQEDLLKWKDAYQAAQVDQNPINKLLIPAPTTNPYIQNFKINVSKYFRGDDRKILKWGLDLAGGKTVRIGLRDQNGKMVSDPEDLKQAVNELYTRINKMGVSERTIRIENQNIILDFPGSQGLSAQELVKASAMRFHIVNEKFSARNQALKDAVNKFLQGVYNEAVVTNRKDIEGINEIAWNHFGGSNETDATRPRGEIAKILYENGLRLANPKINPAQHAFDDSLSTIGILRGDDFSEWYGQTHPLVILFNNYALEGSSLTNIQVGYDSSEGNVLSFQVKSSYDSGEGSPRNDFYAWTQQFAKEEIKGTPKEVPTKGDGWRMAVLLNGRVISMPSLKAALKDGGVISGRFTQREVDQLASDLKAGSLSFTPRILSEQNVSPELGKEERESGLIASAVALILVIVAMVGYYRFAGVVACVAVLFNILVMWGVLQNLGAALTLPGIAGLVLTLGMAVDANVLVFERYREEFAISGRVASAIHAGYSKAFTAIVDSNVTTIIAALILLQFDSGPIKSFAVMLIIGIISSMFTALFMTRFFFAGWVKRNKDKPLTMSDFIGKPNINFLSYTRVVVIASVVVTAIGVAAFAAQRTTIFGMDFTGGYSLQVELKEQNGLDSYRLLAKDALVKAGAASSDVDIRQLSRPNQLRIQLSTGMEEKGRPFSGMQESVEKPGAAYEYETNPRITWVVDGLKQAGLEIPESQLASINTNWTIVSGQLSDTMRNNAIMALGLALLSILVYITLRFEFKYAIAAVIGLVHDLVITLGILALFHKIGFPVQISLEVIGAIMTIIGYSLNDTIIVFDRIREDVHIHRKWRFEDIVNHALNVTLSRTLMTSGTTMLVLLSLVFLGGKSIFAFSLVMTIGVVVGTLSSLFIASPVLLYFHNRELRKLESEHQKA; this is encoded by the coding sequence ATGGAAAAACAAAAACGCTGGCAACTATGGCTAATCATTGCAGTTGTCGCTCTTACCCTATACAACATTCTCCCTACGGTCTTCTACTACTCCAATCCTCTACGGGCGCCTATCGACCTCAAAAGAGCTGAGAGTGTAGCCAAGAATATCGTAGAGAGAGTCAACGATCTCGAAGAGGACTCCATTGCATGGACGCAAGCTTACTGCAAGCACATCGGAGTACAATGCGAATCGGTGGCAATCAGTGAAGATGATCCCGGGATCATCCGAGTCAAAGTTAAAACCAAAGATGACGCCCTGAGGCTGAAAAAATTGATTGGCGCAGCCGGCCAAATGATTTCATTTGTCCCTGCCCAGTTAGAGCTCGCCCAGGAATCGACAGCCGAAAATCTTGACAACATCGTCCTGATCCAAAGACAAATCCCCATCCACCTGAGCAAAACAGACCTCCCCTCTCTATTTAAATTTTCGCAGAAACGCTCAGCACAAGCGGGAATTCAACCGCTATGGAAAGCTGTTGTTGAAGACCGCGTTACGGGAATGACGATTGCCTTTGCAGGTCAGTCAAGACAGGCGAGAGCCCTTAAGGCAATTGCCGAGACAAATGACCTTGCAGCGATCCGTGATACAATCATCATGGTGGCGCAAGAAATCTTAGAAACGCAATCCGCCCTCAAAAATGACCCCCAGTTACTAAAGAGGGCCTTTGCCGCATACAGCCAAATCGAGAAGAATGGCAAGGAAAATGTCGACGCGTACCTCAAGAAATCAGACGAGCTGCTGGCAAACACAAAGAAAGAGCTTGAAACCCTGACCAAAGAGATCGCCAAGTCTAAAGAAAATGAGGACATCGCCGGTTACGAAATGGAAGAGGCAGCACGTTTTCTTGCCGCACAAGAAAAGTCGCTCTCCGAAGCCATCGCTATCTTGAAAAAGGATGTAAGCCTTTTCAAGGCGGGAAAAACCCCGATGTCTGAAAAAGACGCCTTAGGACTATTCGAAGCCTCGTTTGCTAAAATGAAAGACGGCAAGCAAACTATCGATCTGAACGAAAGATCTGTTTTTGTCAAAGCGCTCGTCGTCGATTGGCAAAACGACAAAATTTCTCTGCAATTCTATCCTGAAATCGAAAAAATCCGCCTGACGCAACCGAAATCGGAAGCTGAAGCTTACAGGCAGGAAAAAACAGGCCAAATGCTGATTAGCGAAATCGCCATGGCCTCTCAAAGCGCAGACGAAGACCTGCAGCTTAGCCAAGACACCTATGCCACGAACCTGAGCTCTTTGACCAACCCCGAATCTATGCTTGTGCTGGATCTGGGCGTCCTGGCAAAGGGTGTAAAAACAAAGGTTTTAGAAAGCGTCCAGAAGAGCTGGAAACCTCTTTCCTCGGAACTGCAAGAGAGCTCCTATCCCAGAATGGATTGGGAGACTTTTGCCAAGCTGCCGCTCCAAGAGAGCAAGCTAGGCATTGTCGTCTACGCCCCCTCGATCGACTCCAAGGACTCCGTACCTGCTGGTTTCAGAAAGGGCTCGATCTATGTGATCGCAAGAGGCATCGGCTCCATCGCAGAAAAGTGGAGTGAAGGCCAGAGCAAAGATGAGCAGCAGCTTTTCGCTAAAGACTTCAAGCAGCTGGGCTCTTCATTGAAGAAGTGGGGATTCATCGGCTATAGCGGTAGAAGCCTCAGCCAGGACTCTCCTTTTAAAGACGACTACATCTTCGAAATGGACGACTACTATGCCAGCCTGATCAAGGCAACCCGAGAGAACTTCCAGGTAAAGGGCAGCAAGCAATATGCGGTTCTCGACTTCACTGATGTCGAACAACGCATTTTGACAGAAAACAGAATCGAAGATCACATACAGGAAGACCTGCTGAAGTGGAAAGACGCCTATCAGGCAGCGCAAGTCGACCAAAACCCGATTAACAAATTGCTCATACCGGCGCCGACAACAAACCCCTACATTCAGAATTTCAAAATCAATGTCTCGAAATATTTCCGGGGCGATGATAGAAAAATCCTGAAATGGGGCCTCGATCTGGCCGGAGGTAAGACTGTCCGTATCGGTCTCCGCGATCAAAATGGCAAGATGGTCTCAGATCCAGAAGATCTTAAGCAGGCAGTCAACGAGCTGTACACCCGTATCAACAAAATGGGTGTGTCCGAGCGTACGATCCGCATCGAAAACCAGAATATCATCTTGGATTTCCCCGGATCCCAAGGCTTGTCCGCGCAAGAGCTTGTCAAGGCCTCCGCTATGCGCTTCCATATCGTCAACGAGAAGTTCTCCGCAAGAAACCAGGCCCTGAAAGATGCGGTCAATAAATTCTTGCAGGGAGTCTACAATGAAGCTGTCGTTACAAACAGAAAAGATATCGAAGGCATCAACGAAATCGCATGGAACCACTTTGGCGGCTCCAACGAAACAGACGCAACCCGTCCCAGAGGCGAAATTGCGAAAATTCTCTATGAAAACGGCCTGAGGTTGGCAAACCCGAAAATCAACCCCGCTCAACATGCGTTTGACGACTCGCTTTCAACGATCGGCATCTTGAGAGGCGACGATTTCTCCGAATGGTATGGCCAGACTCATCCTCTAGTCATCTTGTTCAACAACTACGCCCTTGAAGGATCCAGCCTGACAAATATCCAGGTAGGCTACGACTCCTCTGAAGGCAACGTCCTGTCATTCCAGGTCAAGAGCTCGTACGACTCCGGAGAAGGAAGTCCCCGAAATGACTTCTATGCCTGGACCCAGCAATTTGCCAAGGAAGAGATCAAAGGAACGCCAAAAGAAGTTCCGACAAAAGGCGATGGCTGGAGAATGGCAGTGCTGCTGAACGGCAGAGTCATCAGCATGCCCTCGCTGAAGGCTGCGCTGAAAGACGGAGGCGTTATCTCGGGCAGGTTCACACAGCGTGAAGTCGACCAGCTAGCATCGGATTTAAAAGCAGGCTCGCTGAGCTTTACACCACGCATTCTGTCGGAGCAAAACGTCAGCCCCGAGCTTGGAAAAGAAGAAAGGGAAAGCGGCCTTATCGCTTCCGCGGTAGCACTCATCCTCGTAATCGTCGCGATGGTTGGCTACTATCGCTTCGCCGGCGTTGTCGCCTGCGTAGCGGTTCTGTTCAACATCCTCGTCATGTGGGGCGTTCTGCAGAATTTGGGAGCAGCTTTAACGCTGCCAGGTATCGCCGGTCTTGTGCTCACCTTGGGTATGGCCGTTGACGCCAACGTTCTTGTTTTCGAAAGATACCGCGAAGAATTTGCCATATCAGGAAGGGTTGCCTCGGCAATTCATGCCGGATACAGCAAAGCGTTCACGGCTATTGTCGACTCGAACGTCACTACCATTATCGCAGCTCTTATCTTGCTGCAGTTTGACTCAGGCCCTATCAAGAGCTTCGCCGTCATGCTGATCATCGGTATTATATCCTCGATGTTCACAGCGCTTTTCATGACACGCTTCTTCTTTGCCGGCTGGGTTAAACGCAACAAAGACAAGCCACTGACAATGTCCGATTTCATCGGCAAGCCAAACATCAACTTCTTGTCCTATACAAGAGTGGTTGTCATTGCCTCAGTCGTCGTGACTGCAATCGGTGTTGCCGCATTTGCAGCGCAGCGCACAACGATTTTTGGAATGGATTTCACAGGCGGCTATTCTCTTCAGGTAGAACTGAAAGAACAAAATGGCCTCGATTCTTATCGACTGCTGGCAAAAGACGCTTTAGTGAAAGCGGGAGCTGCTTCCTCAGATGTCGATATTCGGCAGCTTTCCAGGCCAAACCAACTCCGAATCCAGCTCAGCACGGGCATGGAGGAGAAGGGCAGGCCATTCAGCGGCATGCAAGAGTCTGTTGAAAAGCCTGGTGCAGCCTATGAGTATGAAACCAATCCACGTATCACATGGGTAGTGGATGGATTAAAGCAGGCAGGACTTGAAATTCCTGAAAGCCAGCTAGCCTCCATCAACACCAACTGGACTATCGTCAGCGGACAGCTGTCAGACACAATGAGGAACAACGCCATCATGGCGCTTGGTCTTGCCCTCTTGAGCATCTTAGTCTACATCACGCTAAGGTTTGAGTTTAAATACGCAATTGCGGCCGTGATCGGACTTGTGCATGACCTTGTCATCACGCTAGGAATTTTAGCGCTCTTTCACAAAATCGGTTTCCCCGTCCAGATCAGCTTGGAGGTGATCGGCGCGATCATGACCATCATCGGTTACTCCTTGAACGATACGATCATCGTATTTGACAGGATCCGTGAAGACGTTCACATTCACAGAAAGTGGCGATTTGAAGACATCGTCAACCATGCATTGAATGTGACGTTGAGCCGAACATTGATGACTTCGGGTACGACAATGCTAGTGTTGCTCTCGCTTGTCTTCTTAGGAGGAAAATCCATATTCGCCTTCTCCCTCGTCATGACGATCGGGGTTGTGGTTGGAACGCTCTCCTCCCTGTTTATCGCATCGCCGGTTCTGCTCTACTTCCACAACCGGGAGTTGAGAAAACTGGAGAGCGAACATCAAAAAGCATAA
- a CDS encoding helix-turn-helix domain-containing protein has translation MTEENMTGTVAIENQQEAVKWVSITEAARLNRVTRQAIYIAIKLKKLRARKEATRWTIHLDDLDEYRKQKYSRSKSIFDGELIFDNNRGYYSVNQVARLLKVPAQKIYYATRTGYLKAQRKGAAWVIHTQDLEDYKASYLQKKRRKTKTV, from the coding sequence ATGACTGAAGAAAACATGACGGGGACTGTCGCAATAGAAAACCAGCAGGAAGCAGTTAAATGGGTTTCTATCACAGAAGCGGCTCGTCTTAACCGAGTCACCCGCCAGGCGATTTATATCGCGATCAAATTGAAGAAACTGCGCGCCCGAAAAGAGGCGACAAGATGGACGATCCATCTTGATGATTTGGACGAGTACCGTAAACAAAAATACTCCCGTTCCAAGTCGATCTTTGATGGCGAGTTGATCTTTGACAACAACAGGGGCTATTACTCGGTAAATCAGGTAGCGCGCCTCCTGAAAGTGCCAGCCCAAAAGATTTATTACGCCACAAGAACAGGCTATCTTAAAGCACAAAGAAAGGGTGCTGCCTGGGTTATTCACACGCAAGACCTGGAAGATTACAAAGCAAGCTATCTTCAGAAAAAGCGTAGAAAAACCAAAACCGTCTAA
- a CDS encoding metal ABC transporter solute-binding protein, Zn/Mn family, with product MRPIIATFIMSCFVFLTGCGQSERQGEVRRWMEPNGKLKVLSTTAMVNDLAKEVGGDLVDAHVLIIGELNPHSYQLVKGDDEKFNAADIIFFNGLNLEHGPSLKKTLYEKKNAYGLGDLIQNDYPSRILNVKNELDPHIWMDVSLFSEVIPHIVKAYKDKDPKNGPFYEERGRLLRERLGQAHAEVKEQLAQVRPEKRYLVTSHDAFNYFARAYLAEDREQKGLSWQVRFQAPEGLAPDSQLSAIDIKAIIDHMMKYQIHVLFPESNVSQDSIRKIVDAGSERGMKLHIARCPLYADAMGPPGSSGDTYVKMMVYNAKTIAKHLQASEADAEKQECP from the coding sequence GTGAGACCGATAATTGCAACTTTTATTATGAGCTGCTTCGTATTTCTTACGGGATGCGGTCAGAGCGAAAGGCAGGGAGAAGTCCGCAGGTGGATGGAGCCTAATGGAAAGCTCAAAGTGCTCTCCACGACAGCGATGGTCAATGATTTAGCCAAAGAGGTAGGCGGAGATCTTGTCGACGCCCATGTACTCATCATCGGAGAGTTGAACCCGCACAGCTATCAGCTGGTGAAAGGGGACGATGAGAAGTTTAATGCGGCCGACATTATCTTCTTTAACGGACTCAACCTGGAACACGGACCCAGCCTTAAAAAGACGCTTTATGAAAAAAAGAATGCCTACGGACTCGGCGATCTCATTCAAAACGATTATCCTTCTAGGATCTTGAATGTAAAAAACGAATTAGATCCCCACATCTGGATGGACGTCAGTCTCTTTTCCGAAGTCATCCCTCATATTGTCAAAGCATACAAAGACAAGGATCCGAAAAATGGGCCTTTCTATGAAGAGCGGGGAAGGCTTTTAAGAGAGCGTCTTGGTCAAGCACACGCTGAAGTTAAAGAACAGTTGGCTCAGGTAAGACCGGAAAAGCGCTACTTAGTAACCAGCCATGACGCGTTTAACTATTTTGCGAGAGCGTATCTCGCGGAGGATAGAGAGCAGAAAGGCTTATCTTGGCAAGTCAGATTTCAGGCCCCGGAGGGTCTCGCACCGGACAGTCAGCTTTCGGCCATCGATATCAAAGCGATCATCGACCATATGATGAAGTACCAGATTCATGTTCTTTTTCCGGAGTCCAATGTCAGCCAGGATTCCATCCGGAAAATTGTCGATGCCGGCAGTGAGCGGGGAATGAAGCTGCATATTGCCAGGTGTCCTCTTTATGCGGATGCGATGGGGCCGCCCGGCTCCTCCGGAGATACTTATGTGAAAATGATGGTATATAACGCCAAAACAATAGCCAAGCATCTACAGGCTTCGGAGGCCGATGCTGAAAAACAAGAGTGCCCTTAG
- a CDS encoding Mrp/NBP35 family ATP-binding protein — protein MPLPLINSQVSRPKIRHIIAIAAGKGGVGKSTVAVNMALALKEQGYKVGVLDADLYGPSIQKMLPCDRLPSQKGEWLFPGLAMGLKIISMAHFSEEGKAKAVRAPIANSIITQFLERVEWEGLDFLLIDFPPGTGDIQITLAQKAKIEGAVMVTTPQDVAGIDVLKAIDLFKAVHIPILGVIENMSYLKVEGREEPLKPFGSGGGDKIARSAGAPLLARVPIEEAISSSCDRGVSLFTAAGAEEAKAAFLSAAKALVSIVERSNEEGMVDFKMEWRNITHE, from the coding sequence ATGCCGTTGCCCCTCATCAACTCACAAGTTAGCCGCCCGAAAATCCGTCACATTATAGCAATAGCCGCTGGTAAAGGGGGCGTGGGTAAATCCACTGTTGCCGTCAATATGGCTTTGGCCTTGAAAGAGCAAGGTTACAAGGTGGGTGTCTTGGATGCCGATCTGTATGGACCGTCAATCCAGAAGATGCTTCCCTGCGACAGGCTACCTTCCCAGAAGGGCGAGTGGCTGTTTCCAGGTCTTGCCATGGGACTGAAGATCATCTCGATGGCCCATTTCAGCGAAGAGGGAAAGGCCAAAGCCGTGAGGGCTCCGATTGCCAACTCCATCATCACCCAATTTTTGGAAAGGGTTGAGTGGGAGGGGCTGGACTTTCTGTTGATTGATTTTCCTCCAGGCACGGGAGATATCCAGATTACTTTGGCGCAGAAGGCAAAAATCGAAGGGGCGGTCATGGTGACGACTCCACAGGATGTGGCCGGGATCGATGTCCTCAAGGCGATCGATCTTTTCAAAGCTGTACATATCCCCATTTTAGGGGTCATCGAGAATATGAGTTACCTGAAGGTTGAAGGCAGGGAAGAGCCTCTTAAACCTTTTGGATCGGGAGGGGGAGATAAGATAGCAAGGTCTGCCGGAGCCCCTCTGCTTGCCCGGGTTCCTATCGAAGAGGCTATCTCTTCCTCCTGCGACAGAGGAGTTTCCCTGTTCACTGCGGCGGGAGCCGAAGAGGCTAAAGCTGCTTTCTTAAGTGCCGCCAAAGCGCTGGTTTCCATTGTCGAGAGGAGCAATGAAGAGGGGATGGTCGATTTTAAAATGGAATGGAGAAACATCACCCATGAGTAA
- a CDS encoding DUF971 domain-containing protein — MSKSLFLKKIWQLDNFSFGIEWSDGKSMAYKLDDLQRTCPCALCMEGRSKGGASLPGEVSATGIESVGRYAIKIRFTRGCSLGIYDFDLLYSLGKEIS; from the coding sequence ATGAGTAAATCCCTTTTTTTAAAGAAAATCTGGCAGCTTGACAATTTCTCGTTCGGCATTGAGTGGAGCGATGGGAAGAGCATGGCCTATAAGCTTGACGATCTGCAAAGGACGTGCCCTTGCGCCCTTTGCATGGAAGGGAGGTCTAAGGGAGGGGCGTCCCTGCCCGGCGAGGTTTCCGCGACAGGCATCGAAAGCGTAGGAAGGTATGCCATTAAAATCCGCTTCACACGGGGATGCTCGCTTGGCATTTATGATTTTGATCTACTATACTCTTTGGGAAAGGAGATTTCGTGA